A genomic segment from Candidatus Cloacimonadota bacterium encodes:
- a CDS encoding 3-deoxy-D-manno-octulosonic acid transferase, which produces MIIFIILVQIIFIIAFPYIFFKFKGTELKQRLGYFNKDFQNSIWVHAASVGEVNAAKPLIKALLLKHPHKKYVFTTMTSTGQETAKQIDDRIFTSFLPFDCFLMMKRFFKRINPELIILVETEFWPHMLCLAKMRKIPVVIVNGRISDKSYPLYKRFSFFWKPLWKTVSAVDAQSEKDKNRFLTFKFQNVINTHNLKFCMQLPDFEKNKIRKEFGLAKKDFAIVWGSSRPGEEKLLKSIYQKLNNKIKNLKVIIVPRHLYRLQEITEIFDDLDYQLYSDLKEDFKILIINQMGILTKMYAIADIAIVGGSFFDFGGHNPLEPAFYKTPIIMGEHFFSCRDSVSKLLKNKGILISTIERLFEDISFLYQNEKARENLGINAKRTLQENSDSLQKNLEVLERYVSH; this is translated from the coding sequence ATGATCATTTTCATAATATTAGTTCAAATAATCTTTATTATCGCATTTCCATACATTTTTTTTAAATTCAAAGGAACCGAACTCAAGCAAAGATTGGGATATTTCAATAAAGATTTTCAGAATTCAATCTGGGTGCATGCTGCTTCAGTTGGAGAAGTAAATGCTGCCAAACCATTGATCAAAGCCCTTTTACTTAAACATCCTCATAAAAAATATGTTTTTACAACAATGACCTCAACCGGACAGGAAACAGCAAAACAAATTGATGATAGGATTTTTACCTCTTTCCTTCCTTTCGATTGTTTCTTAATGATGAAAAGGTTTTTTAAAAGAATAAATCCGGAATTGATCATTCTTGTTGAGACAGAATTCTGGCCGCACATGTTATGTTTAGCTAAAATGAGAAAAATCCCGGTTGTTATCGTAAATGGTCGCATATCAGATAAATCTTATCCTCTTTACAAAAGATTTTCATTTTTCTGGAAACCTTTATGGAAAACTGTTTCAGCTGTGGATGCCCAATCGGAAAAAGATAAAAACAGGTTTTTAACATTCAAATTTCAGAATGTGATCAACACTCACAATCTCAAATTCTGTATGCAACTACCTGATTTCGAGAAAAACAAGATCAGGAAGGAATTTGGACTTGCAAAAAAAGATTTTGCGATTGTCTGGGGAAGCAGTCGTCCGGGAGAAGAAAAGCTGCTCAAATCGATTTATCAAAAACTGAATAATAAAATTAAGAATCTGAAAGTAATTATCGTTCCCAGACATCTATACCGATTACAGGAGATTACAGAAATATTTGATGATCTTGATTATCAATTATATTCGGATTTAAAAGAAGATTTTAAAATTCTTATTATAAATCAAATGGGAATTCTAACGAAAATGTATGCGATCGCAGATATAGCTATTGTGGGAGGTAGTTTTTTTGATTTTGGAGGTCATAATCCTCTTGAACCTGCTTTTTATAAAACTCCGATAATAATGGGAGAGCATTTTTTTTCCTGTCGGGATTCGGTGTCAAAATTACTGAAAAATAAGGGAATTCTCATCTCAACGATTGAAAGATTGTTCGAAGATATCTCTTTTCTCTATCAGAATGAAAAAGCCAGAGAAAATCTGGGAATTAATGCAAAAAGAACTTTACAGGAAAATTCTGATAGTTTGCAAAAGAATCTTGAAGTATTGGAGAGATATGTATCGCATTAA